Proteins co-encoded in one Solea senegalensis isolate Sse05_10M linkage group LG8, IFAPA_SoseM_1, whole genome shotgun sequence genomic window:
- the traf4a gene encoding TNF receptor-associated factor 4a: MPGFDYKFLEKPKRRFQCPLCSKAMREPVQVSTCGHRFCDTCLQEFLSEGVFKCPEDQLPLDYAKIYPDPELEQQILALPIRCIHSEEGCRWTGQMKQLQGHFSTCAFNVIPCPNRCSVKLTRRDLPDHLQHDCPKRKVKCEFCGSEFTGEAYENHQGVCPQESVYCENKCGARMMRRLLPQHGTAECPKRTQPCKYCGKEFVFDTIQNHQYHCPRFPVQCPNQCGTPNIAREDLANHVKDNCGSALVLCPFKDAGCKHRCPKLAIGRHLEDTTKSHLTMMCNLVGRQRQEILELRREVEELSVSHDGVLIWKLNDYSRKLQEAKLRSNHEFFSPPFYTHRYGYKLQVSAFLNGNGSGEGSHLSVYIRVLPGEYDNLLEWPFSYKVTFSILDQSDPSLSKPQHITETFNPDPNWKNFQKPCSNRNSLDESTLGFGYPKFISHEEIKKRNYIRDNCIFVKASIEIPQKIMS, translated from the exons TGAGGGCGTCTTCAAGTGTCCTGAGGATCAGCTGCCGTTGGACTATGCCAAG ATCTACCCAGATCCAGAGCTGGAGCAGCAGATCCTGGCTCTGCCCATCCGCTGCATCCACAGTGAGGAGGGCTGTCGCTGGACCGGTCAGATGAAGCAGCTCCAG GGTCACTTCTCCACCTGCGCCTTCAACGTGATCCCCTGCCCCAACCGCTGCTCCGTCAAGCTGACGCGCCGCGACCTGCCCGACCACCTGCAGCACGACTGCCCCAAACGCAAGGTCAAGTGCGAGTTCTGCGGCAGCGAGTTCACCGGCGAAGCCTACGAG AACCACCAGGGCGTGTGTCCTCAGGAGAGCGTCTACTGCGAGAACAAGTGCGGCGCGAGGATGATGCGTCGCCTGCtgcctcagcacggcacggcCGAGTGTCCCAAACGCACGCAGCCCTGCAAGTACTGCGGCAAAGAGTTCGTCTTTGACACCATCCAG AACCACCAGTACCACTGTCCCCGTTTTCCCGTCCAATGCCCAAACCAGTGCGGCACGCCCAACATTGCCCGCGAAGACCTGGCAAACCATGTGAAGGACAACTGTGGCAGTGCACTCGTTCTCTGTCCCTTCAAAGATGCCGGCTGCAAACACAGG TGCCCCAAACTGGCCATCGGTCGTCATCTGGAGGACACGACTAAGTCTCACCTGACCATGATGTGTAACCTGGTGGGTCGTCAGCGGCAGGAGATCCTGGAGCTGcggagggaggtggaggagctgtCCGTCAGTCACGACGGTGTCCTCATCTGGAAACTCAACGACTACTCGCGCAAACTCCAGGAGGCCAAACTCCGGAGCAACCACGAGTTCTTCAGCCCGCCCTTCTATACTCATCGCTACGGCTACAAGCTGCAGGTGTCGGCCTTCCTGAATGGCAACGGCAGCGGCGAGGGTTCCCACCTCTCTGTCTACATTCGCGTGCTGCCCGGAGAGTACGACAACCTGCTGGAGTGGCCCTTCTCCTACAAGGTGACTTTCTCCATCCTGGACCAGAGTGACCCGTCGCTTTCCAAACCCCAGCACATCACCGAGACCTTCAACCCCGACCCCAACTGGAAGAACTTCCAGAAGCCCTGCAGCAACCGCAACTCGCTGGACGAGAGCACCCTGGGCTTCGGCTACCCCAAGTTCATCTCGCACGAGGAGATCAAGAAGAGGAACTACATCCGGGACAACTGCATCTTCGTCAAGGCTTCTATAGAGATCCCCCAGAAGATAATGTCTTAA